GGCCGTGACTTTCTCTCCGCTCTCGAGTCGTACTCCCGTTGTCACGCCGTTATCGGTGAGCACCTTCTCGACACGCGTTCTGTACCTGAGCTCGCCTCCCAGTGAGAGGAAACGCTTCTCGACGGCCTTGGAAAACTCGTAAGACCCTCCTGGATAACGTCCGTACATCTTTCGATCGGAACCGGCCATGACCGCCAGATGAAGAGTGAGTGGGATGTTTTTCCAGCCGTACTGAATAACCGGAAAAAACTTTCTGAGAATTGGGCTGGAGAATCTTTCAGCGAATTTATCCACACTCTCTCTAGAATACCTGCCACTTTTCACGAGTGTGGGAATATTTTTCAGCCAGTCGCCGAATTTCCAGAAACCAACTTCCATAAGTTCGATCCTGGAAAGAAGTTTTATGGCCTTTATGTACTCTTCGATGGTATCCGAGTCCTCAGGGGCAAGGCTCTTCATCTCTTCTTCTAGCCTATCTGTATCGTAATATACTGTGAACGTCCTTCCCGATTCATCGATCACCTTAACCAGCTCTTCCGGAAAGAAGGCCTCTTCAGGCGTCGCTCCCAGATCACTCCACATTTTGTATAGAGCGCTTTCCGGCTTCAAGCCTGCAAAATGACGGATACAGCCGTCAAAAGTAAAACCGCCACGATTCCAGGAAGTACATAATCCACCGGCCCTTTCGCCGCTTTCAAATATCGTTGTCTGAAAACCGTTCATTCTAGCATAACATCCGGCGGCCAGGCCGCCTATTCCTGCACCAATAACGATTATTTTCGACATTTCAATCCCCCATGGTCTTGCGATTCTTAAGACCCGGCGCGTCAATGCTGCTGGTGTACGTAAACTCCGTTACGGCCCTTGCTTTTGGCCCTGTACATGGCTACATCGGCAAGCTGATTCAACTCTCTGGCGCTCATACCCTCCCGCCACTGTGCGACGCCGATACTCAAAGTAATTTCCGGATCGCAATCTTTTTTCGTTGCCGATAGATCGCTTCGAAATCTATCTACTATCCTCTCACCGATAAGCCTGGCCCTTTCAAGATCTGTCTCCGGCAGTATTATAGCAAACTCATCTCCACCCACGCGAGAACAGATATCGGTATTTCTCGTATAGAGCTTGATCTTTCTGGCCACCATCTTGAGGGTTTCGTCACCCACGTCGTGACCGAACTCGTCATTGATTTCTTTGAATGAATCTACGTCTATTATCATCAACGAGAGAGGTCTTCCATAAAAGCGTTGCTTTCTGATCAATGAGCTCAATCTGACATCGTGATACCTCTTGTTGTGAAGACCGGTGAGGTAGTCGATGTTGAGGGCAGTTGATCTATCGATGGCCAGCCTGCTTAAGATGTAAGTCCCTAGCAGTAAGATCAGAAGAAATGGGAAGATTATTAGCCGTCTGATTTTGCTTAACAAATTCTCTATATAATCGAAGGAGAAATCCACTCCAACAACTCCGACCACTTCGCCCATCGATCGATTCACAATCGGCGCGTACCCGGTCACGAATTTCCCCCAGAATTCCCAGTTTACGATATCCGTAGCCCCCGTTATACCCTCTTTGAAGACCCTCAGCTCCAGCTCGCCCATGTTATCTGCCGTTCCAATTGGAGAGAAGAGTTCGCTACTAGGATCTTCACCGTCTATTAAGTAAGCAATTTTCAAATCTGATAGCTTCTTTTCGGCGAAAACGAAGGTCGCACCGGTTTTTTTCTTCAATTCCCGGAATAGAGTTTGCATTCTGTTGTAGTAATCGGTATCGTATTCCTGTCGATCATAATCTTCGACTTTCGCTAGCGCGATGAAAGGTTCAATATCCTGCTCTATAAATTTAGCGGCGGTGAAGGCCACATTCACGGCATTGTTTCCCAGTTCGTTAACAATGAGATTGCGGATGCTGTCGTAAAGAAAGTAACCGGATAAAGACAAAAAGATCGATATTAAAAAGAAGAAAAAAAACCACGTTTGAAACAGCCTAATTTTAAAGTTTTTGGCACACAGGTTCACCATTGTTTTTTCTTTCTCGTCAGGCGTTCTTGTTGAAGCACCCATCGCTTAATCATCTCCCGCAAGTTTTGGGTTTGTTACTTAAAACATACATATCGATCACATCGCAATAAATATACTACCGATAGGCTCAGGTGTCTATGAATACATTTACTAAACTTAAGATACTTCAAAATTAATGAATCAAATGTATCAATCATATTTATGATCCTAAGAATAAAATATAGCAACATCACCACCAAACTCAATTTGCGTATTTCAAGCCGGAGGAACGGGGGGAACTTAAAACCAATATCCAGTTAGGAGCTGTGGGGGTGAACACGCGTTGTGCATTGTGAGTAAAAGAATCGAGATGCCGGATCGGAGTCCGGCATGACGGAAAGGAAGAGCCTGTCTTAAGGAGCCTACCCTAAAATGCTCCTATTCAGGGCTCAAATTCAGGACTCTTATACGGGATCCCGCTATTCCACTCTTCCCGGTGGGCGTTTCTCTGTTAATTCAAAATGTATTGTTTGAGACTTGAGTTTTTTCAACGATTTATAGTATCATTACTTATTAACTCGCGAGGGAGTTGTCTGGCGAATTGCTTATACGAGTATCTTTAAGACCAATTTCACCTAAATCCTCCTTATAGTTAGTGATCAATGCAGTGGTACCTCCAAGATTCTATTTTCCTGTTTTTTATCTAATTCCCTCGCGTTTCTTCTCTTTCTTCTCGTTTTGATCCAAACGATACTGTCTCTGGTGTGGTTGTCAATATTCACAGTCAAGAGCAGGTTCACAATAAATCATACGGAAAGGATAGTATATCTCTTAAAACTACTGGCGGAGAAGGCTCATCTGGGAGAGGAGAGAATGATGGAAGTCCTTTTCACCTCGAAGATTCACGACCCAGGAAAGATGGCGACACCGATTTCCATTCTTGAGAAGCCCGGTAAGCTTTCCAGTGAGGAGCAATACATAATGCAGAAACATGTCTTCGACTATTTTCTCATTGTAGGAGGCTGGGAAGCTCTCGAGAAGCACAGGCTGCTCGAATGGGGTGTCGATCATCACGAGAGATTCGACGGAAGTGGTCACCCTTGGGAAAAGAGATAGGCTCGGAATAGAATCCAGAATCATAATGCTTGCAGATGTCTTCATAGCCTTGATCGAAGTTAGGCCTTACAGAAAAGGCATGTCTTTAAGAGAAGCTCTAGATGTTATAGCCAGACAGGTCGCCCAGGGCATTCTGGATGACTTTGTGTTTGCGATGCTCAAGAATCTTATCGATGAAGGTCTTGACTTCTCAAAGGTCGAGAAAACGAAAAATCCCTTCTTCGAGAGAGCTCCTATACCCTATGATAAACCAAGTATTTAGCGATTCATTTGACTAACTCATCTGCATCGCTTTCCAACTTTACCCAGGTATCTCCGCTAGCTCCTCTATCACTCAATACCTCTTCAAGCTCTGGAAGCGCCTTGAATAGCTCGGACACTATCTTCTGGTCCAGCGGCATCTCCGTCATCATCTCGGCCGCTTCTGCAAAGGTATAGGCATCCCGGTAAGGTCTATCTGCTGTGAGGGCTTCAAAGACATCTGCGACTGCGAGAATCCTCACTTCAAAGGGGATCTCCTTGCCCTTCAGCCCCCGAGGATATCCGGACCCGTCTTCCCGTTCATGGTGCATGTATGCGTAAGGTACATATTTGCCGAGATATTTGAACTGTTCAAGCAGATTCTTCCCGCGCTCAGGGTGGTTTAACATCACTTCCCATTCGATTTCGTTCAAAGGACCACGCTTTCTTAGAATACTTGTCGAGATTCCCATCTTTCCTATATCGTGAAGCTTGGCACCGTTGACAAGCTCGACAAGCTTCTTCTTCTTGAGTTTAAGTCTCTTTCCAAGGATCTCCGCTATCTTTGCCACGTTCTTTGAATGGTAGGTTGTGTAAGGATCCTGTAGCTCCCACATATAGACTGTAGTCTGCAGACCCTGGGTCTGATGATACCTGGAAAAGGCGATCGCAAGAACTTCCATCATCAGGAGAACTCCAATCAACCCGGAGATAAAGGCGTGAAACACCAGCCAGTTGTACAGGTCGTAACCCTTTATATCGACATGAAGACCATACGCAAACAATTCGTCCCCTTTATTTGAAAAGCTTATTCTATCGGCCATGGAAAGGCTTTCAAGAATTCGATGTTTGTCTATTGAAACCATTACAACAAACCCTTCGGCGGTATTGTTTGCCAGGCTGTCCCTCACGTTCATATAGGCATAAAGCTCTTCATTTGCCACGAACAACTCATAGTCCTCAGCGATCGAGAATTCTTTCGGTCTCTCAATTACATCTATGGATCTCACAGGAGAAATATCGTTGAGTATTTCTTCAAACATGCTGTCAATGAACTCCATGTTCTCAGTTTCAAACGCATTGAACATAGCATTCCACTGAAAATAACCGATGGACAGAGTCGTTAGAAGAGCGTCAACGGCTTTCTGGTAGATTTCCGAGTAAACCCTTTGGGTGTATGCAACTGTTTCGGACTGGAAAACATGAAACGGCAAGAACATGAGCGAGAACATAATGAGAAAGACAACGAAGACCAACTTGGGTCCGGCGAACCTCAGTTCCGAAAATCCTTTCACAAGAAATTCCCCCTATTTTCCACATCCCCGGATCATTTTTGTTTAATTCTATTGATTAGATCAATAAAATTATAATAATTACTATATCATGCGGATATTCAATTCTGATGTTTCCTGTAAGATTTATGTTTTCATTTGGAATGTAAAAAGTGGACTGTCAAGGAAAAGAAGATTTTTACATCGCTTTCCTGTTGGAGGGTAGATAATGCGATACATGGTAAAGCTGCACCATTTTTTACGGTACCCAATAAACAAATCGGCAACAATTGAGGTAATCCGGAAAAGTATCGTTGAACACAAACTTCGAGAAAGCAAGAAAAAAACGTTAGAAATAGTGCCGTTACTCTGGACAAGAGATCATCTCTGTCACCCTTTTTAGGAGTTTCCACACTGAACACCTCTTTTATTTCCCGGAAGAGCCTCTTTCTCGGTCCTCAATAACAACTCACACCCTTTACCCGTACCCACCATTGTTCTCAGCAGAAGCTTTTCAGTGCATACAAAAGGCGTGATATTATCTTTTATATCAAAAGATGCAACCGAGGCACTGGTTCGAACGAAGCTTGAAGGGAAGTGAAGGAATGGAAATGCAACAGGACAGGTTCTACAGGCTGTCGGATAACCCCAAGAATATTCATATTTTGCGCAAAATCGTCGATGCAGCCAGAGAAGACGAGAGAATCGTCTCGGTTGTTTCTTACGGTTCATACACGCGAGAGGACTTCGACAGGTTTTCCGACATAGAGTTTTACTTTTTCATAAGAGACGACTCGGCGTCCGATTTCGATGACGAGCTATGGTTGAGGGAGGTCGCTCCTGTGGAGTTTTATTTCACCAACTCCCATGGAGTAAAGACTGCGGTTTTCACCAAGTTTTTCGTCAGAGGGGAGTTCCACTTTCACTTCGAAAGTGAAATTACCATACTCGATAGCTGGAAGGGGGTTGTACTCCCCGGCGACCCGGAGAGAACCGTGCTCGTTGATAAATCCGGGGCATTCAGAAAGAAGATCGAGCAGTTATGCCAGATCAAACCTGTACTGGATAAAAAGGCCTCGTTCAAGCAGAATTTCCTCGAACTGGCCAACGGAATCATCATGGAGTGGAACGTTCTCAGTAGAAAGGATCTTTTCAGGGCGAGCACGCTGCACAGCATGAATTTACACTATCTCGCCAGGCTTTTTTCGCTGGTGCACGGGAAAACCGACCATCTGTATTCGCCGAGGCTTCTAGAGAAATTCATGAACGAGGATGAGTACAGGAGTTTCTCCGAATGCTTCGCGGGACTGAATTTCGACTCGCTGAGAGAAGCTCTGCAGAAGATGGCACTACTCTCGGCAAAACTCCCGCAGGAGAATGGAGACGCTGACACGGCCAGAGCCAGAAGAGCGATCCTTGAAAGAGTAGTAGAGAGGTCTTACAGGGTGGAAGGTGTAATCACGGATGGAGAGAAGGTGCTTATTATAAAGCATAGTGGAAACGACGGCCGGCCCGACGAATGGCTGCTTCCTGGCGGTGGAAAGGTTGCCGGGGAATCCGACGAAGCGGCGGTGAAGAGAGAGGTTCTCGAAGAAACCTGCCTGGATATCGAGCCTGCGGGTATGATTGCAGAAATCGAGCTGCCGGAGGATGGATTGTATTACTCGGCTAAGATGTTCCACTTCATATATGACGGTTCGGATCCATCACCCGGCTCGGAACCGGAAGACGTGAACGGAAACTACTACACCATCTCGGAGTTAAAGTGGATCGACCTCAGCGATCTATCTTCGATCGCAGCGCGGTACAAAACCTTTCCCCGCATGTCCGAAAGGCTTGAAGCGATAAGAAGTCACCTGCTCAGGATGAATCGCCAGGGTAGAGAAGAGACGGTGTGAAAACCATGTTGGGGGCGATCGTTGGCGATATCGTGGGATCTAGATTCGAGTTCGATAACTACCGAGACAGGGATTTCGAACTGTTCGCCAGGGGCTGCTTTGCCACCGACGACAGCGTGATGACACTCGCAGTTGCAAAGGCTTTGATAGAAACGGAAAGGAGCGTCGATACGTCGATAAACGACTACAGACTGGACGACAATTACCACCGGCTGCTGGGTGAATTGACGATCAGATACATGCGGGAAATTGGGCGAAAATATCCCGATTGCGGTTACGGCGGAATGTTTGCACGCTGGATGTTCAGCGACAACCCAAAGCCGTACAACAGCTTCGGCAATGGAGCGGCCATGCGTATCAGCCCGGCCGGATTTATCGCCCGAACGGAAGCCGAAGCGGTGAGCCTTTCCGAAACGATAACCTCCGTTACGCACAACCACAGGGAAGGCATCAAAGGGGCGGAGGCGACCGTCATCGCCATCTTTTTGGCGCGTCAGGGTTTTTCGAAAGGAGAAATACGCGACAGGATCTCGAAAAGTTACTACCCACTCGATTTCACAATCGACGGGATTAGATCTTCGTACAGGTTCAACGAGATCTGCCAAGAAACAGTGCCTCAGGCCATTGAATGTTTTCTTGAATCTGATTCGTTCGAGGATGCTATTCGCACTTCGATATCTCTCGGTGGCGATAGCGATACGATCGGCGCAATAACCGGTGCGATCGCACATGCGTACTACGGCGTGCCAGCTTATATCGGTGCGAAGGCGCTGACTTTCCTTGATGAAGAACTGAGGGCCATCTACGATGAATGGGAAGTTTTTTTCGGTAGAGATGGCGACCGCGAATACCGGAACGGCCAACCCCGCTAGACTGTTATCTTCGGTCTGGTGACTGCCGTACAGTCGGCTCAAGCGCTCTTGTCAATTGTCTGAACAAAAAGCCCTGCGAGATTCGGGTCGAATTGCTTTCCGGCGCTTTCCTTTATGACCTTAACGGCCATTTTCTTTCTTTCGTCGAAGGGACCGTCTCCCCGGTTAAGTACACGATCATAGGTCTCCGCTATCGATATGATCCTCGCTATCAACGGAATCTGCTCGCCTTCAAGTCCTCTCGGATAGCCTTTACCATCCCATCTTTCGTGGTGGCTGTAGGCGTATTCGGCGAGATCCAGCGTTTCATCGAAGAGATTCAAGATACGGTATCCTACAATAGGATGCTGCCTAACTTTTTCCCGCTCTTCCTCGGTCAAAGACTTCAAATTATCTTTTGACAGCAGACTTTCTTCGAGTACTATTTTACCTATATCGTGCAAATAACCGGCCCGCTTGAGCACGTTGATCTCAGTCTTTGAGAGATTCAGTGTAATTCCTAGCTCTCCGCATAATTGGCTGACGGACAGTGAATGCTGCTTTTCCCTTGGGTACTTTGAATGCAAAGTCTCGATAATCGTGTCGATGATATCTCTGTTAGCCGATTTACGATTGATGGTCTTGTCCTTGTACATCATATTTTCCGCGTTGGCCATCATTTCTTCCAGCGACTGATGGCTGCTCGTTTTCGTGTCTACGCCGAGCGAAACACTACATTTTATCGCTTCAATACGGGCGTTCGAAAAACCGGTCTTGATTAGCGAGAGAACTTTTTCGACCTCTCCTTTATCTGTTTTCGGCAGAAGTATCACGAATTCATCGCCGCCGACGCGTGCTATTACATCGCCATTTCTGCAGGATTGCCTGAGAATATCGGCCGACTTTTTTATAAGTTCGTCTCCAGCGACATGACCGAACACATCGTTTGTCATCTTCAGACCATTTATATCTGCGAAGATCACAGAAAGCGGTAGATTGTCGGGAATGTCTATTTTATCGCGGTTGCTCTCGAAACAACTTCTGTTGTAAAGACCTGTCAACGCGTCATGACAGCTAAGGTATTCGATTTCCGCCTCTCTCTTTTTACGGTCGGTTATATCCGTAAAAGTGATGACTCCACCGACGACCTCGCCGTTTTTTATTTGAGGATACGAACGGTACTCCACATCGAAACAGGTACCGTCGGCCCTCCAGAAAACCTCGTTGGCGGCTTCGAACCCTTTGCCCTGTCCGATCGACATGAAAATCCTGCACTCGTCGATTGGAAAGGGTCTTCCGTCACGATGGCTGTGATGAATCTGCAGGTGCATATTCTTTCCCAACAATTCCTCCTGACTGTTGTATCCCAGCATTCTGATACTGCTGATATTACAGAAGGTGCATTTTCCATCCATATCGATTCCGTAGATCCCTTCTGCGGTTGAGTTCAGAATTAGCTGGAGCTGATTTTTATTTTCTTCCAGCGCCGCGTTTGCGCTGTGGAGTTGCTCTGTTCTCTCCTTTACACTGTCTTCCAGGTTGTTTATGAGAAACTGCATCTTGTCCGCAACCCTGTTCAGGCTTTCCGATATGCTTCCTATTTCGTCGTTTCTTACTATTTCTACACGCCTCGATAAATCCCCCGAAGACAGCGCAGCGGAGACATCGAAGAGCTCCTCTATGGGCCTGATTAGCCTGCCAATGATCATATGATAAGCGACAAACGATACAGCCAGGGCAAAGGCCACGAGAAGGGCTGTCAGATAAACGCTTGCGACCACACTGTTCATGTAAAGCCCTTCGGGGACCGCAGATAACAATATCCAGTCGATGCCAGGCATCTGAATCTCGCGCGCGTTGACAAAAAACTTCTCCTTCCCGCCGCGGTAAGCAAAGACGGATTCCCTGCTCGTTGAGTATTGAGCGTACTCTTGTTGAATATCCCGGTCTTCCATTTCACTTATGGTAGTTCTTTTCAATACACCGTCGGGAAGGACGGAAAAGTTGTCGATCCCCATCGAATTGGCGATTAGCGCGCCCGTGTCTTTTTCGAAAAGAATCGCGTAACCGTTATAATCGTCCATGGTATCCCTGAGAAAGGCTCCGACGCTTGAAAGGAGCATATGCGTTCCCATTACGCCGCGCAGGTTGCCATCTCTGTCGTAAACGGGCCATGCGGCAGAAATGGTGAGATCGTTCATCACGAAATGTTTGTAGATGGGTGAGAAGGCGGGGCCTGCCTCTTTCTGCGCGGCTTTGTACCACGCGCGCGTCCGCGGGTCGAATTTTCCGGCCACGACGACTCGCTCGCCCGCCGTCAGGTCTTCGTTCACCGAATAGTACCAGGAATTGCCCCCGGTAGAAGTGTTGTTCCTCATTATTTCGATAACGCCGTTCTCGTTTCTGCGGGCTCCGTAGTATTCCCCGTTTTCCGTGCCGTAGCTGAAGCTGTATATCTCCTCTCGCTGAGAGCTCAAAACTCCGACGAAAAACTTGTCCCTGAGCTCTTCATCGGACAGGTCGAGAATTCCGTTCTCAATGATCTTTCGATTGACATCGTTGATATGGACAGGCTCTTGCATGAAAGAGACGACTCTGCTGTAGATGCCTTCTCCAACAGTCTCTACAATATTCTCAGCCATTTTTTCTGCCGAGGATAACCATCTATTGAAAATCAGGTATCCGATGCCGCCTATCGATAAAACCAGCGTCAGTATGAACATGATCCTAATTGAATTTTTGATAGAAACATCTTTTCTACTCTTCATAGATCCCATCTTCTCTCATCGACACTTGAAGTGATGCCAATCTCTTTTGAAAACATAACTCAACTTATGCATTTTGACTTAACCAAAAGAAGGAAATAGGACAGGGTCATTGAAAAAGGCATGAAATCATCGTATATTCGTGGTGACGAAACCTTACGAAAGGATGATTTCATGCCCACAACGAATATATCACAGATTATCTCGGATGTCATCGGTTCAGTTCGCTTCCTACGTATAGAGCAGAGAAGGTTTGTTGAAGGGTATTCCTGTGCCCTCTTCCTGTCCGCTCATAAGAACACCAGCAGACTGGCCCCCTTCTGTTCTTCTTCTCAGTCATCCATCTCGAGAATGTTGAGCTCTCAGTCACTCTCCACAAGAGACCTTTCATACGCGAGAGTAGATTACATCTCTAGATTCCTCCAGGAGAATTTTCTCGAGTTCAAGTACATCATTCTGGACGAGACTGTCATGAAGAGGAGAGGAAAGAGAATCGAGAATCTCGGGAGCTTCTACTCAACCATAGAGAATAGAATCGTGAGTGGAGTCTCTCTCTTGAGCGCTATAGGCTGGGTGAAAGATAAACTCTACTTCCCTCTCTTCTCCTCTTTGAGAGACGAAGAGAATCTCACAGACCAGTTCATTCGAATGCTCGAGAGAATCCCCTTCAAAGATACTATCCTCATGATGGATGGAGGAATACTCTGCTCGGAGATATTTCTGAAGGCTATGGAAATGGGTTTCACAGTAATCGGAAGACTCAATCCTGTACTGAATGTTATCTTTCAGGGGCGCAAGCTCCATCTGTCCAAATTGAGAGACAAAACTCGCGGTCTCTCTTCTATCATTGTGAAGATACCCAAATACAACAATGCCACTGTCAAGCTTGTCTTTCATAACACAGACCAAGAGAACAGAATCATCCTCTCAAGCGATACTTCTCTGACCGATTGGGAGATCCTTGAGCATTATAGGAAGAGAAACTACATCGAGACCTACTTCAAAGCAGTCAAGCAGAACTTCGGTCTCAAGGCTCAGGTCTTCTCCTCTACCAGTTTTCAGAAGCATGTAGAGCTTGTCCAGCTTGCCTTCACTACATGGATGATCGCCAACTTCTATCGCTCTGTCAAAGACCAGGTCTCTCTCAGGGATTTCCTTGAACTGATCAAATTCGATTACTTCTTCCAATTAGCTCGAAGCTCTTCCGCTAGCGACTCTTCTATCCACTTCCTTCTTCCTCGCTTTGTTAACTCGAAGTGCATAAGTTGAGATAAGGAGCCTCTCTTGAAACACTGCACGCGCCTAGCTTCTTGATTGAAAAGAGCGTCGGCGACTATTTTTAATTTTTCTCTTCACAATTTTAGCAAAACTATGCCAGCGTTACCGTCGCGTCTACCTTATCGATAAAACTTCGAAGCGGCGTGTCTTATATTTTGCCGCATGGCATAGTTCAAAATGCGGGCAAGTGTTGACACCAACTTTCACAGGGTTTTGAACGGCGGTCATAACGTAATGTGAAGACCAGAGAACCAGCCGGACAAAAACGTACAAAGTCTGGATAAGGAATAAGGGACATCTCCTAACGCTCCTTCCGTAATCTTATCGGTATTTTTGCACCGTATCCAATGAACAAATCGGCAACAATTGAGGTAATCTAGAATAGGGTCATTAAGCACGAACTTCGAGAAGGCAAGAGTAACAACCGTTAGAAATAGTGCCGTTACTCTGGACAGGAGATCATCTCTGCCACCCTTTTTGGGAATCTCCACACTGAACACCTCCTTCATTTTCTGGAAGAGCCTCTCTATCTTCCATCGCTTTTAATATGTCTGCGATGCTTCTCCTTGAAGCTCGAATCCTTCTTTCTCGATCTTCGGGTATTCTCTGAGTGGTCTGCTCCCCTAAAACGAGACAAAGTAAATGATAGACTTACTAAGGGAGGCGAACCAAAATGAAAGGGAAAAAGTACTCAATCGAGAAAATAATCCAGATCCTCTCGGAAGCAAAGATGACCTCAGTGACTGCCGTTTGCAGAAAGTACAACATATGCACAAGCACATACTATCGCTGGCAAGACAACTACAGCGGTCTATCTTCAAATCAGGCAAAAGAAATGGCTGTCCTCAAGGAGGAGAACGAATCCCTAAGA
This portion of the Mesotoga infera genome encodes:
- a CDS encoding GGDEF domain-containing protein → MGASTRTPDEKEKTMVNLCAKNFKIRLFQTWFFFFFLISIFLSLSGYFLYDSIRNLIVNELGNNAVNVAFTAAKFIEQDIEPFIALAKVEDYDRQEYDTDYYNRMQTLFRELKKKTGATFVFAEKKLSDLKIAYLIDGEDPSSELFSPIGTADNMGELELRVFKEGITGATDIVNWEFWGKFVTGYAPIVNRSMGEVVGVVGVDFSFDYIENLLSKIRRLIIFPFLLILLLGTYILSRLAIDRSTALNIDYLTGLHNKRYHDVRLSSLIRKQRFYGRPLSLMIIDVDSFKEINDEFGHDVGDETLKMVARKIKLYTRNTDICSRVGGDEFAIILPETDLERARLIGERIVDRFRSDLSATKKDCDPEITLSIGVAQWREGMSARELNQLADVAMYRAKSKGRNGVYVHQQH
- a CDS encoding phytoene desaturase family protein, whose amino-acid sequence is MSKIIVIGAGIGGLAAGCYARMNGFQTTIFESGERAGGLCTSWNRGGFTFDGCIRHFAGLKPESALYKMWSDLGATPEEAFFPEELVKVIDESGRTFTVYYDTDRLEEEMKSLAPEDSDTIEEYIKAIKLLSRIELMEVGFWKFGDWLKNIPTLVKSGRYSRESVDKFAERFSSPILRKFFPVIQYGWKNIPLTLHLAVMAGSDRKMYGRYPGGSYEFSKAVEKRFLSLGGELRYRTRVEKVLTDNGVTTGVRLESGEKVTADYVISDIYGYDTFMKLLDDRYLTDRLRLMYSKPIDRMMMAIHVSLGVGMDLSQMPNSIAFFPDRPPEIAGEKREMLSILNYGYDPSMAPKGKTVLKVMYDTSYSYWEGLYKDRQAYEDEKRKIAGNTIQVLEKIFPGLGDTVEIIDVATPTTTKRYTSNGQGFGRKEDFRLKDALRGFLNRPLTLESLKNFYVIGHSVGGTNLYGCAAMGRNTVKFLCKRERRRFLASAM
- a CDS encoding HD domain-containing phosphohydrolase, which translates into the protein MVTLGKRDRLGIESRIIMLADVFIALIEVRPYRKGMSLREALDVIARQVAQGILDDFVFAMLKNLIDEGLDFSKVEKTKNPFFERAPIPYDKPSI
- a CDS encoding NUDIX domain-containing protein, with protein sequence MEMQQDRFYRLSDNPKNIHILRKIVDAAREDERIVSVVSYGSYTREDFDRFSDIEFYFFIRDDSASDFDDELWLREVAPVEFYFTNSHGVKTAVFTKFFVRGEFHFHFESEITILDSWKGVVLPGDPERTVLVDKSGAFRKKIEQLCQIKPVLDKKASFKQNFLELANGIIMEWNVLSRKDLFRASTLHSMNLHYLARLFSLVHGKTDHLYSPRLLEKFMNEDEYRSFSECFAGLNFDSLREALQKMALLSAKLPQENGDADTARARRAILERVVERSYRVEGVITDGEKVLIIKHSGNDGRPDEWLLPGGGKVAGESDEAAVKREVLEETCLDIEPAGMIAEIELPEDGLYYSAKMFHFIYDGSDPSPGSEPEDVNGNYYTISELKWIDLSDLSSIAARYKTFPRMSERLEAIRSHLLRMNRQGREETV
- a CDS encoding HD-GYP domain-containing protein encodes the protein MKGFSELRFAGPKLVFVVFLIMFSLMFLPFHVFQSETVAYTQRVYSEIYQKAVDALLTTLSIGYFQWNAMFNAFETENMEFIDSMFEEILNDISPVRSIDVIERPKEFSIAEDYELFVANEELYAYMNVRDSLANNTAEGFVVMVSIDKHRILESLSMADRISFSNKGDELFAYGLHVDIKGYDLYNWLVFHAFISGLIGVLLMMEVLAIAFSRYHQTQGLQTTVYMWELQDPYTTYHSKNVAKIAEILGKRLKLKKKKLVELVNGAKLHDIGKMGISTSILRKRGPLNEIEWEVMLNHPERGKNLLEQFKYLGKYVPYAYMHHEREDGSGYPRGLKGKEIPFEVRILAVADVFEALTADRPYRDAYTFAEAAEMMTEMPLDQKIVSELFKALPELEEVLSDRGASGDTWVKLESDADELVK
- a CDS encoding HD domain-containing phosphohydrolase codes for the protein MKSRKDVSIKNSIRIMFILTLVLSIGGIGYLIFNRWLSSAEKMAENIVETVGEGIYSRVVSFMQEPVHINDVNRKIIENGILDLSDEELRDKFFVGVLSSQREEIYSFSYGTENGEYYGARRNENGVIEIMRNNTSTGGNSWYYSVNEDLTAGERVVVAGKFDPRTRAWYKAAQKEAGPAFSPIYKHFVMNDLTISAAWPVYDRDGNLRGVMGTHMLLSSVGAFLRDTMDDYNGYAILFEKDTGALIANSMGIDNFSVLPDGVLKRTTISEMEDRDIQQEYAQYSTSRESVFAYRGGKEKFFVNAREIQMPGIDWILLSAVPEGLYMNSVVASVYLTALLVAFALAVSFVAYHMIIGRLIRPIEELFDVSAALSSGDLSRRVEIVRNDEIGSISESLNRVADKMQFLINNLEDSVKERTEQLHSANAALEENKNQLQLILNSTAEGIYGIDMDGKCTFCNISSIRMLGYNSQEELLGKNMHLQIHHSHRDGRPFPIDECRIFMSIGQGKGFEAANEVFWRADGTCFDVEYRSYPQIKNGEVVGGVITFTDITDRKKREAEIEYLSCHDALTGLYNRSCFESNRDKIDIPDNLPLSVIFADINGLKMTNDVFGHVAGDELIKKSADILRQSCRNGDVIARVGGDEFVILLPKTDKGEVEKVLSLIKTGFSNARIEAIKCSVSLGVDTKTSSHQSLEEMMANAENMMYKDKTINRKSANRDIIDTIIETLHSKYPREKQHSLSVSQLCGELGITLNLSKTEINVLKRAGYLHDIGKIVLEESLLSKDNLKSLTEEEREKVRQHPIVGYRILNLFDETLDLAEYAYSHHERWDGKGYPRGLEGEQIPLIARIISIAETYDRVLNRGDGPFDERKKMAVKVIKESAGKQFDPNLAGLFVQTIDKSA
- a CDS encoding ADP-ribosylglycohydrolase family protein, whose product is MLGAIVGDIVGSRFEFDNYRDRDFELFARGCFATDDSVMTLAVAKALIETERSVDTSINDYRLDDNYHRLLGELTIRYMREIGRKYPDCGYGGMFARWMFSDNPKPYNSFGNGAAMRISPAGFIARTEAEAVSLSETITSVTHNHREGIKGAEATVIAIFLARQGFSKGEIRDRISKSYYPLDFTIDGIRSSYRFNEICQETVPQAIECFLESDSFEDAIRTSISLGGDSDTIGAITGAIAHAYYGVPAYIGAKALTFLDEELRAIYDEWEVFFGRDGDREYRNGQPR
- a CDS encoding HD-GYP domain-containing protein, producing the protein MWLSIFTVKSRFTINHTERIVYLLKLLAEKAHLGEERMMEVLFTSKIHDPGKMATPISILEKPGKLSSEEQYIMQKHVFDYFLIVGGWEALEKHRLLEWGVDHHERFDGSGHPWEKR